The Populus alba chromosome 4, ASM523922v2, whole genome shotgun sequence genome contains a region encoding:
- the LOC118042817 gene encoding BTB/POZ domain-containing protein At3g22104 yields MEVCYILEVDVNGEEIFLVDKKTLSSFSDRLSKLFGDLTDGSRKLKVIFDNFPGGAYGFELMARFCYNNGTIEITPSNIVLLNHAAHYMEMGSNSSAKLNLVDQTEKFLEGINYWTWSELLQALKLCQDLLPTINSSFLLDKVLDCLVRLTLPTMASPFTCSSNNSSFQFSCDTSSTCSMRNNWSQTTWWFEDLLVLNVNSFDKVIRMMMSQKLDHATIFKFIVFRLKSRYFSVTESEKCKITELAINLLSLLDRSSLSCRGLFDILLAVSRLKNISNFYALKLERLVGSMLDQATLDHLLVPSPHRNHHVYDVNLVLRLFKAFFLEGSTMSQNQRRKVASLMDSYLIEVAPDILLKPSKFAALIMVLPDSAREFSDRLYQAIDMYLQVHVQLCEEVKMRLCSFVNHDKLSAEASKHLAQNSNFPPRSTLKSFITQKSKLNSLIHNHLSHFKVSSQSKFHSNAMEEQEGFDQILNYARKHGHSKEIDNLETRLQGMQKKVTELEKVCTMMHSEMSSVTKSRLHGPGKARSLPKLCS; encoded by the exons ATGGAAGTTTGCTACATTCTTGAAGTTGATGTCAATGGAGAAGAAATTTTCCTAGTGGACAAG AAAACTCTTTCATCCTTCTCAGATAGGCTCAGCAAATTATTTGGTGATTTGACTGATGGTTcaagaaaattgaaagtaaTATTTGACAACTTTCCAGGAGGAGCATATGGTTTTGAGCTCATGGCAAGGTTTTGCTACAACAATGGCACCATTGAGATAACTCCTTCTAACATTGTGCTGCTAAACCATGCTGCTCATTACATGGAGATGGGCAGTAATAGCTCAGCAAAGCTTAATCTAGTAGATCAGACAGAGAAATTTCTTGAAGGGATCAACTACTGGACTTGGTCTGAGCTCCTACAAGCCCTTAAACTGTGCCAAGATTTACTTCCTACTATAAATTCTTCATTTTTGCTTGATAAAGTCTTGGATTGCCTTGTGAGGCTTACTTTGCCAACTATGGCAAGCCCATTTACATGTTCTTCAAACAATTCCAGTTTTCAGTTCTCATGTGATACAAGCAGCACCTGTAGTATGAGAAACAACTGGTCTCAAACAACTTGGTGGTTTGAAGATCTTTTGGTTTTGAATGTTAATTCATTTGACAAAGTAATCAGGATGATGATGTCCCAGAAACTAGATCATGCTACCATTTTTAAGTTCATTGTTTTTCGCCTAAAATCGAGATATTTCAGTGTCACAGAATCTGAGAAGTGCAAAATCACAGAGCTTGCAATCAATCTGCTTTCACTGCTTGATAGGAGCTCTCTTTCTTGCAGAGGCTTATTTGATATTCTACTAGCAGTCTCAAGGTTGAAAAATATAAGCAATTTTTATGCACTCAAGTTAGAGCGTCTGGTTGGTTCAATGCTAGATCAAGCAACTTTGGATCATCTACTTGTTCCATCTCCACACAGGAACCATCATGTGTATGATGTGAATTTAGTTTTGAGgctttttaaagcatttttccTTGAAGGTTCAACGATGTCTCAAAATCAACGGAGGAAGGTTGCTAGCTTGATGGATTCGTACCTTATAGAAGTAGCTCCAGATATCCTTCTGAAACCTTCCAAGTTTGCAGCATTGATAATGGTTCTGCCAGATTCTGCTAGAGAATTCAGTGACAGACTCTATCAAGCCATTGACATGTATCTCCAG GTCCATGTTCAATTATGTGAAGAGGTAAAGATGAGACTATGTTCTTTTGTCAACCATGATAAGCTCTCGGCAGAAGCTTCCAAACACCTTGCTCAAAACTCAAACTTTCCACCAAGATCAACACTCAAAAGTTTCATTACTCAGAAATCCAAGCTCAATAGCTTAATCCATAATCACTTATCTCATTTCAAAGTCTCAAGCCAATCGAAGTTTCATAGCAATGCCATGGAGGAACAAGAGGGCTTTGATCAAATCCTTAATTATGCAAGAAAACATGGACATTCAAAGGAGATTGACAATCTTGAGACCAGATTGCAAGGAATGCAGAAAAAGGTGACAGAATTGGAGAAAGTTTGTACAATGATGCATTCGGAGATGTCAAGTGTGACAAAATCAAGATTGCATGGCCCTGGAAAGGCTAGATCATTGCCGAAACTTTGTTCATGA
- the LOC118042818 gene encoding LOW QUALITY PROTEIN: anthocyanidin reductase ((2S)-flavan-3-ol-forming)-like (The sequence of the model RefSeq protein was modified relative to this genomic sequence to represent the inferred CDS: deleted 1 base in 1 codon): protein MASQLTKKTACVIGGSGFVASLLVKLLLEKGYAVNTTVRDPDNQKKVAHLKALQNLGDLNIFGADLTDEESFNAPIAGCELVFQVATPVNFASEDPENDMIKPAIQGVQNVLKACAKAKTVKRVILTSSAAAISINKLNGTGLIMDEKNWTDVEFLTSEKPPTWGYPVSKTLAEKAAWKFAEENNIDLITVIPSLMTGPSLTLDIPSSVNLSVSLITGNEFLKNALKGMQMLSGSISITHVEDVCRAHIFLAEKESASGRYVCCAVNTSVVELAGFLNKRYPQYHVPTDFGDFPSKAKLAITSEKLIGEGFSFKYGIEEVYDQTVEYFKAKGLLN, encoded by the exons ATGGCATCCCAGCTGACCAAAAAGACAGCTTGTGTGATCGGCGGCTCAGGGTTTGTGGCGTCTTTGCTTGTGAAATTGTTGCTTGAGAAGGGCTATGCAGTGAACACCACAGTCAGGGATCCAG ACAATCAAAAGAAGGTCGCTCACCTAAAAGCGCTACAAAATCTGGGGGACCTAAACATATTCGGAGCAGATTTGACTGATGAAGAGAGCTTCAATGCTCCCATAGCAGGCTGTGAGCTTGTCTTCCAAGTTGCAACACCAGTTAACTTTGCTTCTGAGGATCCTGAG AATGACATGATCAAGCCAGCAATTCAAGGAGTACAGAATGTTCTGAAAGCCTGtgcaaaagca aaaacagTTAAAAGGGTCATTTTGACATCCTCAGCTGCAGCTATATCAATCAATAAGCTTAATGGCACAGGCTTGATCATGGATGAGAAGAACTGGACAGATGTTGAGTTCTTGACTTCTGAGAAACCACCCACCTGG GGCTACCCTGTCTCCAAGACACTAGCTGAGAAGGCAGCCTGGAAATTTGCTGAAGAAAATAACATCGATCTCATTACTGTCATCCCTAGCCTCATGACGGGTCCTTCTCTCACCCTAGATATTCCCAGCAGCGTAAACCTGTCAGTGTCATTGATTACAG GGAATGAATTCCTgaaaaatgctttgaagggtaTGCAAATGCTGTCAGGCTCGATCTCAATCACGCACGTAGAGGATGTTTGTAGAGCCCATATATTTTTAGCTGAGAAGGAATCTGCTTCTGGTAGATATGTTTGCTGTGCTGTTAACACCAGTGTTGTCGAGCTTGCAGGGTTCCTGAATAAAAGATATCCTCAGTACCATGTCCCAACCGA TTTTGGGGATTTCCCGTCCAAGGCCAAGTTGGCCATCACTTCAGAGAAGCTCATCGGTGAGGGTTTCAGTTTCAAGTATGGGATTGAAGAGGTCTATGACCAAACTGTGGAATACTTCAAGGCCAAAGGATTGCTGAATTGA
- the LOC118042820 gene encoding uncharacterized protein, whose protein sequence is MKLLKLFFALSATIATVAALQSDHYKENSDTQRQLSLSEIQEAVTSLRGAGRVLAQQNLIANSTCNKLPRICRLKRSPGPDCCNKKCVDVKTDRFNCGMCGYKCKYTETCCKGKCVNPSFDKRHCGGCNKKCKKGEFCVYGMCSYA, encoded by the coding sequence ATGAAGTTGCTAAAACTCTTCTTTGCTCTATCTGCAACCATAGCTACTGTTGCAGCTCTGCAGTCAGATCATTACAAAGAAAACTCAGACACGCAAAGACAACTCTCATTGTCTGAAATTCAAGAAGCTGTAACTTCTTTACGAGGGGCTGGCCGCGTTCTTGCCCAGCAGAACCTGATAGCCAATTCGACATGCAATAAATTGCCTCGCATTTGTCGGCTGAAGAGAAGTCCAGGGCCAGATTGCTGCAATAAGAAATGCGTTGACGTTAAGACGGATCGCTTCAACTGTGGAATGTGTGGCTACAAGTGCAAGTACACTGAAACATGCTGCAAAGGAAAGTGTGTGAACCCATCATTTGATAAAAGACATTGTGGTGGATGCAATAAGAAGTGCAAGAAAGGTGAATTTTGTGTTTATGGGATGTGTAGCTATGCATGA
- the LOC118042819 gene encoding uncharacterized protein, with amino-acid sequence MPSKIWFSVKKSLKCELKLSDVHDPGAKSDLSNIQTGNSIKSGCSRSLSNLREIIHGSTRYTEKPLTSSPRSLESTDFLNSIAHEVVLCDTKCELKITGGRGCDKGDSSFEDILKLRTPRPRGHEIVSPRRSSSYSRKKHGDSPIYCNGNGVSSKPKSSHDADSYGSPSLVCKKCHAKFKKLDAFEAHHLSNHAVTELVEGNSSRRIVELICRTRWLQSESNCVTIERVLKVHNMQMTLVQFEEHREMVKIKASKLPTKHPRCLADGNELLRFHGTTVACSLGLNGSSSLCRMEKCGVCQILRHGFTDKDVNGVGVGIFTTSTSGRALESVEASQDKQDVRRALLLCRVIAGRVHRPLENVQEIAGQSGFDSLAGKAGQNSHQLEELYLLNPKALLPCFVVTCNHEC; translated from the exons ATGCCTTCCAAAATTTGGTTCTCTGTGAAGAAATCATTGAAGTGCGAACTAAAGCTATCAGACGTGCATGATCCAGGGGCCAAGAGCGATCTGAGCAACATTCAGACAGGAAACTCAATCAAGTCTGGATGTTCAAGATCCTTGTCAAATCTTCGAGAGATCATTCATGGGAGCACGAGGTATACAGAGAAGCCACTAACTAGTAGCCCAAGATCTCTAGAAAGCACTGATTTTCTCAACTCCATAGCACATGAAGTAGTCCTTTGTGACACTAAATGTGAACTAAAGATTACGGGTGGCAGAGGTTGTGACAAGGGTGATTCGTCCTTTGAGGATATCCTTAAGCTACGGACACCCCGTCCTAGAGGACATGAAATTGTGTCCCCCAGAAGGTCAAGTAGCTATTCAAGGAAGAAACATGGTGATTCTCCTATATATTGTAATGGAAACGGAGTATCTTCCAAGCCTAAAAGTTCTCATGATGCAGATTCTTATGGTTCTCCATCTTTAGTTTGCAAGAAATGTCATGCAAAATTTAAGAAGTTGGATGCTTTTGAGGCACATCATCTTTCAAACCATGCTG TTACTGAACTTGTGGAAGGGAACTCATCTAGGAGGATAGTAGAATTAATCTGCAGAACAAGGTGGTTACAATCTGAGAGCAACTGTGTTACTATAGAGAGGGTTTTGAAGGTCCACAACATGCAAATGACCCTTGTTCAGTTTGAAGAACATAGAGAAATGGTGAAAATCAAAGCCAGCAAACTGCCTACGAAACATCCGCGTTGTCTCGCCGACGGCAACGAGCTTTTGAGGTTCCATGGCACAACTGTTGCTTGTTCTCTTGGTCTGAATGGCTCCTCTAGCCTTTGTAGAATGGAGAAATGCGGTGTATGCCAGATTTTGAGACATGGGTTCACTGACAAAGATGTCAATGGCGTCGGGGTCGGAATCTTTACTACTTCCACAAGCGGAAGAGCCCTGGAATCTGTAGAAGCAAGTCAAGATAAGCAGGATGTAAGAAGGGCTTTGTTGCTATGTAGAGTTATTGCTGGTAGGGTTCATAGGCCTTTGGAAAATGTTCAagaaattgcaggtcaatcagGCTTTGATTCACTTGCTGGGAAAGCTGGTCAGAATTCGCATCAACTTGAGGAACTGTATCTGCTAAATCCCAAAGCTCTCCTTCCTTGCTTTGTGGTAACTTGTAATCATGAATGTTAA